The window TTGTCCGCGTCGCCGACGTCGAAAGCAAGATCGTTGCGCATGAGACGGCTTCTCCGACGCCGACGATTGATCCGGCTGCGCTCGCCCTGCTGGGAGCGAACCTCAAAACAGTCTGGTCAGCCCCAACGACGGACGCGCGATTGAAGAAGCGCATCGTGCGGACGCTGATCCACGAGGTAGTGGCCGATATCGATGACGATGCTTGCGAGATCGTTATCGCCGTCCACTGGACAGGCGGCGTTCATAGCGAACTTCGCTTGCCCAAACGCCGACGCGGACAGCGCAACAGCACACCCGCTGACATCATCGCCGCCGTGCGTGAACTGGCGCTGATCGCCAGCGACGATCTGATAGCCGGCCTTCTCAACCGTAATGGCCTCAAAACCGGCCACGGCAACCGTTGGACCCGCGAGCGCGTCACCTCGTTGCGCTCACACCATCGCATCCCGGTGTTCAAGGCCGCCGAGGATGACGTCGAGCCCTGGCTCAATCTCTCCGACGCCGCGCGCCTATTGAAGGTCTCACCCAAGACTCTCCGACTGGCGGTGGAAGTCGGCGAGATCGAAGGCCGACGACCTTTGTCAGATGGACCTTGGATATTCGCGCGCGCGGCGCTTGCGACTGACGCGGCCAGATCGGTCGTCGAAAGAGCGCGTCGCAACGCGAGATACCCCGCGGGACCAGGCCGAGGCCAGCAAAGCCTCTTCCCTTCAATGACATAGAGAGATGGGTGTTCTAATGCGCGGTTGTAGAAGGCGAGATAACGGCCAATCGACGCACGCGCCTCGGACACAGTGTCATAGGCGCGCAGATAAACCTCTTCGTATTTCACGCTGCGCCATAGCCGCTCGACGAAGACATTGTCGCGCCAGGCGCCTTTGCCGTCCATGCTGATGGCGATCTTTGCATCGAGAAGCACCCGCGTGAAGTCGAGGCTGGTGAACTGGCTCCCCTGATCCGTGTTGAAGATCTCGGGCTTGCCATGCTTCGCCAGCGCTTCTTTCACAGCTTCAATGCAAAACTCCGCCTCCATTGTGATCGACACGCGATGCGCCAGCACGCGCCGGCTCGCCACGTCGACGACGGCCGCCAGATAGACGAAGTCGCGCCGCATGGGGATGTAGCTGATGTCCATCGCCCAGACATGATCCGGCCGCTCGACCGTCACGCCGCGCAGAAGATACGGGTATATCTTGTGTCCTGGCGTCGGCTTGCTCGTATTCAATAATGTGCGGTGGCGCAAGCTTCGACGCCAACCAGACAGGGCCGCGCCAATTTACGGAAGAACGGAAGCGGGGTCTGAAGTGTAGACAGGGGTCGTGTGGGGTGCGGGATTGAGCCTCGAAATGTGGAAGATCGCGAAGGCCGAGAGGGTTCCCAGTCTCGAAGGCAGCATGTGCGCCATCGTCATGCGAGATGGCGTCGCTTCGCCGGGGTCGAAGGCCGCGTCACGGACGAACAGCATTCATCGGAACATGAGAGGCCCGACCGGGGCCGCCGGATTGGTCTCCGGCGGGGGATGGAAGCGAGGCGATGCCAGAGCCGCCATCCGAGCCGAGGTCGGGAGTCGGACTGGTTCGTATTACCGATGACGCCGCCGAAGGAAACGAGGCGCGCCGAGGGAAGGGACCAGCCCGGAAGGAACCCTGGCGAGCGCGAGAAGGGCCGGACACAGAGCCGGATCACCCTTCCATCCGGGCTCGCACGGGTGAACGCGGCGGCCCGCGAGGCCGTCCAGACCCGGTTCACCGCCCTTCTGCATCACGTTGACGTCGAAGCGCTCGAGCGGGCGTTTTGGCGTCAGAAGCCGAGGGCGAGCGCGGGAGTCGACGGGATCACGGTGGAGGATTACGAGCGGAACCTGGAGAGCAACCTTCGGGACCTCTGCGAGAAGATCCACACCGGCCGCTACCGGCCCCATCCGGTTCGGCGCGTGTTTATTCCGAAAGCCGATGGCGGGCGTCGGCCACTCGGCGTGCCCACCTTGGAGGACAAGATCGTCCAAGGCGCGGTCGCCGAGGCGCTGAGCGCCGTCTATGAGGCCGACTTCCTTGGGTTCTCCTACGGCTTCCGGCCGAGGAGGAGCGCGCACCAAGCGTTGTCGTCATTGCACACGGCAATCATGAGCCAGCGCGTGAACTGGGTGCTCGATGCCGACATCCGCAGCTTTTTCGACTCGGTCGACCACGAGTGGTTGCTGCGGATGGTGGCGCACAGGATCGCCAATCCCCGTGTCCTCCGGTTGATCCGGCTGTGGCTCGAAGCCGGCATCTTGGAGAGCGGTGAATGGCGTGAGACGGACAGGGGTACGCCGCAAGGCGCCGGGATCAGTCCGTTGCTGGCCAACGTCTTCCTGCATTACGTCCTCGACCTCTGGGTCCATCAGTGGCGGCGGCGACATGCGCACGGTCGGGTGACGATCGTGCGTTACGCCGACGACTTCGTGATGGGCTTCGAGAAGGTGACCGACGCGCAGCGGATGATGCGCGACCTCAAGGAACGGCTGGCCGGGTTCGGTCTGCAACTCCACGAGGCAAAGACGCGGCTGATCGAGTTCGGGCGCTTCGCAGCCTCGGCACGAAAAGCTCGCGGCGACCAGCGACCTGAAACCTTCGCCTTCCTGGGGTTCACTCATTACTGCGGGTGGACCCGAGACGGCCGCTTCATTGTGAAGCACAAGACGCAGAGCACGCGCTTGACGCGCAAGCTGACGGCGATCCGCCAAGAAGCGCGGCAGCGCATGCATCAGCCGCTGGCCCTTCAACATCGCTGGCTCGCCAGCGTGCTGCGCGGGCACTACGGCTACTTCGGCATGCCGCACAATTGGCGGGCCCTGAACGCGTTCCGGCAAGACATTCGACGAATCTGGCTCAAATGCCTTCAACGGCATAGCCAGAAGAACCGTCGTATGGGTTGGGACTGGTTCGAGGAAGTGACGGCGCGTCTGCCCCTACCGCTCCCACGCATCACTCATCCCTGGACGTCACGGAGGGCCTTATGCGGGTGACTTCCGGGAAGAGCCGGGTGCGGGAAAGCCGCATGCCCGGATCTGTGAGGGCGAAGCCGAATGGCCGAGCTACTCGACCACGATCCTCTTGCCCATTTTGGGAAACTTCCCTCGCTCGACCGGGAGAGACTAAGCGCGCATCGGCTAGAGGATCGGCCACGTTCGACAATGGACCAGCGAGGAACGCGCGTTAGCCTGCGAGCGAGCGCTACGAAAACGCCTGTCTCCTCGGCGCGATCTTCCAGCCAAGCGCAATCGAAACTTTGCGAATTATTCCTTCAGTCGTAATTTTGCGACTGCAAAGCGCACTATAGCTTCCGCGAGAACGTGAGGCGTCTGCTCAGTGGTGCGCACGACAAGTTCTGGGGTTTCAGGCGGTTGATACGCCTGATCTATTCCTGTAACCTCTGTCAACTCGCCCCGTAGCGCGCGTCGATAAATGTTTTTGGGGTCGCGTTCCACACAAATTTCGAGCGGTGTGTCAACGAATACCTCGATGAAATCCTCTCCGAGAAGCTGGCGTGCAAACTGCCTTTCGGCATGAAACGGCGATACCAGAGCGCAAATTGCTACGAGGCCAGCATTGGTCATTAGTTTTGCGACCTCGGAGGTGCGTCGCACGCTTTCCGCACGATCGGCTCGGCCAAAACCCAAATCTCGGTTCAGTCCCTGACGTAGGAGATCGCCGTCGAGGAGACAGGTGCGAAAACCCAATTGCATTAAATTGGCTTCCGTTATCATTGCGAGCGTAGACTTACCTGCGCCAGGCAGGCCCGTGAACCAAATGACGCCGGACCGATGATTTGCGAGCATGCCAACCTGATTTCGTTTCACGATACCTTGGTGCATTCTATCTTTATGAGATCGTTCCGGGCAGCTATTAGCAAGTTATGACCCCAGGGGAATGCTAATTCGCCTGCATTCGATGTGCTCACGAAGCTTCAGTTTGTTCGATTATTTCATTGTGACCCGCCGCAACTTTCGGCAACGACACTCGCGCGACGAGACCGCCGCCGGCGCGTTCGTTCAACGCGAGCCGTCCACCATGGGTCTCCACAATGGCGCGCGCGATCGCCAGGCCCAGTCCGAAACCCTCCTTTGCGTTCGCGGGCGTGCCGATGTCCCCCCGCTCGAAGGGCTCAAGCATGAATTCCCTTTTCTCCAGGGGAATGCCAGGGCCTCTGTCCGCGACCTCGACAATCGCTTCCCCACCCGACTCAAAAAGGCGGATCTCGGGGCTTTCCGCGTATTTCACGGAATTGTCGAGTAGGTTCGAGAATGCGCGCTCCAGATCGTCAGGACTGCCGAACACAGTCACGTGGTCGGGTCCGTCGTAACGTGCATGGGCCCCCACGTCGGCAAATTGGTCGGCGACAGCCTGCAACAGGCTCGCCAGGTCCAGAACAACCATCACGTGTTGAGGAACGCCGCGCAGGTAATCAAGGCAGCCGCCGACCATCGCTTCCATTTGGTCAAGATCGCGTACAAATTTCGTCTTGGTGTCGGGGTTTTCTATGTATTCTGCACGCAGGCGCATGCGCGTGATCGGGGTTCGGAGATCGTGGCTGATGGACGCCAACATCCT is drawn from Methylocystis sp. IM3 and contains these coding sequences:
- the ltrA gene encoding group II intron reverse transcriptase/maturase, giving the protein MTPPKETRRAEGRDQPGRNPGEREKGRTQSRITLPSGLARVNAAAREAVQTRFTALLHHVDVEALERAFWRQKPRASAGVDGITVEDYERNLESNLRDLCEKIHTGRYRPHPVRRVFIPKADGGRRPLGVPTLEDKIVQGAVAEALSAVYEADFLGFSYGFRPRRSAHQALSSLHTAIMSQRVNWVLDADIRSFFDSVDHEWLLRMVAHRIANPRVLRLIRLWLEAGILESGEWRETDRGTPQGAGISPLLANVFLHYVLDLWVHQWRRRHAHGRVTIVRYADDFVMGFEKVTDAQRMMRDLKERLAGFGLQLHEAKTRLIEFGRFAASARKARGDQRPETFAFLGFTHYCGWTRDGRFIVKHKTQSTRLTRKLTAIRQEARQRMHQPLALQHRWLASVLRGHYGYFGMPHNWRALNAFRQDIRRIWLKCLQRHSQKNRRMGWDWFEEVTARLPLPLPRITHPWTSRRALCG
- the cysC gene encoding adenylyl-sulfate kinase; translated protein: MHQGIVKRNQVGMLANHRSGVIWFTGLPGAGKSTLAMITEANLMQLGFRTCLLDGDLLRQGLNRDLGFGRADRAESVRRTSEVAKLMTNAGLVAICALVSPFHAERQFARQLLGEDFIEVFVDTPLEICVERDPKNIYRRALRGELTEVTGIDQAYQPPETPELVVRTTEQTPHVLAEAIVRFAVAKLRLKE
- a CDS encoding ATP-binding protein encodes the protein MQLALLLLVSVGLFHAATTAIFLLSQPAPGGPRDRNAAVVVTALTALDAASPAERPAIAAAFNTNLPGFHITLSETDSPPKGTRPVYFRSRLPAGVQAEVDEGDKRLIGLLHDGQKFVLEASSVKSRLHRFALVTIGFVAVSLLVFSFWAALSLTRPLTNFANAAESFGLDSVPAQLPETGPEEVRKATRAFNRMQRRIAEMASQRTRMLASISHDLRTPITRMRLRAEYIENPDTKTKFVRDLDQMEAMVGGCLDYLRGVPQHVMVVLDLASLLQAVADQFADVGAHARYDGPDHVTVFGSPDDLERAFSNLLDNSVKYAESPEIRLFESGGEAIVEVADRGPGIPLEKREFMLEPFERGDIGTPANAKEGFGLGLAIARAIVETHGGRLALNERAGGGLVARVSLPKVAAGHNEIIEQTEAS